The Pseudomonas fluorescens genome segment GTAGCGAGCTTCCAGTTGGGAGTAGTTGGCCCAATGACGTACGCAGCGGGAGAGCTTGCCTTCACGTTCCCATTCCCAGAAGAAACTGGCGCCACCGGCCAGTTGCCGCTCAAGAATGACGTGCTGATCGTTATAGCGGTAATGCTCGGTTTCGCCTGCAGCGTTGGAGGCCGAGACCAATTGATTGCGAGCGTTGTAGCGATAGGTGACGAGGGTCTGAATGGTCAGCCACGGATCCTGGCGCTCACCACGCTCGTCATACTCGGAACGCTGTTGTTGCTGATCCACGGCAACGATATGGCGATCGTCGTAGCGCAACAGCAACGCGCGGCCAGCACCGTTATCGATGCGCTGGATCCGCCCCACCAGGTCATAGCTGATATGCACCTGATTTCCGTACGAGTCACTGACCGTCGTCAGGCGGTCTGCGCGGAAATGATAAAAGCGTGGTTTTGCCCCTGCTTGGGTGAGGATCAGTTCACCAGGCGCGCTGCCCAGATAAATCGCCGCCTGAGCCAGACTGTTGGTGATGGCTGGCCGTTGTTCGGTCGGCATCGGGAAGCGGGTCTGACGGTTTTCGTTATCAGTCCACAACACGCCTTCATCGTTGATTTGCAGGCGATGGGACAGGGAGTGGCTCCAGCCATGGCCGAGACGCCCGTCGATTTCGACCGCGCTGCTGCGGTAGAGACGTGTCCATTCAACGGGTAGCAGCCCACCCAATATGCCGTCTGTGAGTGTCAGCAATTCCTCGCCGGTCACCATCGATACCGGTTCACCGTTAGTGCAGGTCTTATCGGCGCACTGAGCAGGTTGATCCGCCGGGTTTTTGGACTGGTCGGGCGCGTTGTCTACTTTTTCCTGTTGTTGGGCGCGGGTACTGTTTTCCTTCTTGCCGCGTGCATGAATCTGCGCATCCGTCTCTACAGCACCTCCGGAAACGGGTGGTTTTTTCTTGGGTGGTGTGGCGGTCTCTGCGGGTTTTGGAGGCGCAATTTCTACGCTTGCCTTTCGCGCCTGATTCAGTGGCGAATTGCCGTTGAGCATTAACGGTTTCGCCGTATCGGCGTGCGCCGTCGCATTCTTCTTGCTGATCTTCATCAGCATCGACGTGAAGTCTTCAATCAGTGTCATGACCTTGCCGCTGTTCCTTGCAGCATTAAGGCCCTTGGTGCCAATACGGACGGCCAAACCGATCCCGCCCGTCAAAACAATACCGATCAGGATGTTCAGCAGTACTTCCGTAGTCAGTTCTGCCAGCACTTCAGTGCAGGTCTGCGGAGGCAGCATCTTGACCCACGCGACGATCGCCGCGACGTAGATCCACATGAGTGGTTCGTCACTGGCGATCAGCAGTGCTGTTTGGATGGCTTCTTTCGAAGCGTTATAGATCTTCTTTATCTGTTCTTCGGTGAAGAACTTTTTGAGCTTCTCGTAGTTTTCCCGAGGGTGCGCAACCAGGTCGTAGAGGCTCTTGATGTCCCCCCACAGCCCCATGATTGCCTTGAGGAATCCCTTCCAGGCCGATTCCAGCTGTTGTAATGCCCGTCCACCCATGGATGCATTGGTATGTGCTTGCCAGAGTGGCAGAAAATCGGTGGTCCACTCTGTTTGCAGCCAGCCGCTCAGGTCCCCGATTACGCCTTGATAGGAGTTGAACAGGCTATCGATCTGAGCCTTGGTGGGATTCGGGAAAAAAGTGATTTCATATTGCTGATGCGGTTTGAGGCCTGTGACCTCCAGAATGCCGCTTGGGCCGATTTTGACGTTGATCGCTTGACCGACTTCGTTCTTGCCATAGAGCTTGCCATCCTCCACCGGCACCAGTCGCACCGGCGTATTGCCGATAGGGACAAAACGCGCTGATTCAAAACTGTGAACCAGCTTCAGTTTGCCGTTGGCAGGGCAGTTGGCATAAAGGGTATTTTCCTTTTTGCTGTCCTTGTCCGCTGTACCGACTTCGTCACCGACCTTGAACTGCTGCTCAGCGTCCAGAATGCCGCCGTACCAGGCTTCGGCATGCTCGCGATAATCCTTCAGACACTTCTTGAAGTCGCTGATGATGGCCTGAGCGTCAGGTTGTTTTGCATTGAGATTGGCAACAATCTCACCCATCAAAATGCTCATACAGCCACCTCACTTTCCAGATGGGCCTTCAGCAGGCCGGTAAAATTTTCTTCCGTGAGTGGCGTGCGTTTTACGAAGCGCGCCACTTTCTTTTGCAGGTTCGATTCCGGAAACGAGAAGTACAGGTCGGCATGCTCTTCCTGCAGCCACTGCATCATGTTGCCGATCACGGTTGACGGATTTTCGGCCATCAAGCTGTCCAGCAGGTCTTTCGGCACCTCCCACCACGGCCAATCCCTCACCTTCGGCACCACCCTCGGCCCGACTTCCAGGCTCCGTCCATTAATCAGATACCGCTCAAACACCGGCAGCACTTCCCCAGCCGTCTCACCCAACCCTTCAAGAATCGGATGGATATGCCGCCCATCCCAGAACCGGAAAAACACCTCGGTCCCGTCCGGCATTTTCACTTGGGTCAGGCTGCGCAGGTGTTCGAAGACTTCGTTGGGTTCCGAGCGGGAGATCGCCAGCCAGCCCCAGTCGAGGGCGTCGGTTTCGGTGATCCAGGGCAGGAAGGCCGAGTTGGCCTTGAGTTCGGCGACGTAAGGCATCACCGGTTGCCAGGTGGAGTAGGGCGTCCCGCCCCAGACGGGAATGGCCTGCACGGACGGTTCACTCTGATACAAAGCCTTGAGCGCTTCGGCATCACTGGCGGCGCTGACGATCAAATACAGACGCTCATCTTTTTGCAGCGGCTGTTGTGCCAGCCAATCCTTGGGTGTCAGTCGATTAGATGGCACAAGCACCTGCCTTGCATTTTTCACACTCTTCACAAAACGGCGCATTACGCTTGAGGGTGTTGATTTGCGCCGGGGTCAGTACGGCGCCAGCCTTGTCGGCATCCGCCTGCTTCAGCACGCCCGGCATCAACGGCGCCGCCCCCGTGCCGCTTCCCGGCCCACCACCGGAGTTGATGTTGATTGCCGGCCCGCTCATGGTCACGCCGCCGCCATCGATCTTGATGAAGCTGCCACCGCCGACCAGCGTCAGTTCGGCCCCAGCCTCCAGCACCACTTTCATTCCGCTGCTCAGGTGAATTTCCTGGCCGGCGTCGATGAATTGCCCGGTGCCAATCTTGATGTGCTGGTTCACGCCCACGGTCAGGTGGTCGTTGGCCCGTGCTTCGACTTTGCGGTCTGCGTAAACGGTGTGGTGTTCTTCGGCCTTGAATTCCGTGTAGCTGTTTTTTTCCACGACGTCGTGGCGTTCGTTGCCGACGCGGATTTTCTGGTCGTGTTCGATGTTCTCGTCCCAGTCGCGTTGGGCGTGGAGGAAGATCTGTTCCTGACCTTTCTTGTCTTCGATGCGCAGTTCGTTGAAGCCACCGCCGCCCATGGAACTCAGGGTTTTGAAGGTGGTGCGGGTCTTGTTCGCCGGCAGGGCGTAGGGGACGGTGTTTTCCTTGTGGTACAGGCAGCCGCTGATCAGCGGCTGGTCGGGGTCGCCTTCGAGGAAGGTGACCAGCACTTCCATGCCGATGCGCGGGATGGCGATGCCGCCGTACTGGGCGCCGGCCCAGGCGCTGGAGACGCGCAGCCAGCAGCTGGTCTTGTCGTCGGCCTGACCGTCGCGGTCCCAGTGGAACTGGACTTTGACGCGGCCGTATTCGTCGCAGTGGATTTCTTCACCTTTCGGGCCGGTGACCACGGCGCTCTGGCTGCCGAGGATGCGCGGTTTCGGGTGGCGCAGGGGTGGGCGGTTCGGCACGTCCCACGGGGTGGCCTGGAAGCGGTTGCGGTAGCCCTGATGGAAATCGTCTTTCAGCGCGGTGGTGTCACTGGTGACCGACTCTTCCAGCACTTGCGGCTGCTTGCCTTCGTGCAGGACTTCGGTGAGCAGCCACAGGTCATTCCACTTGGGCTTAGGGTGTTCTTTCAGCGCGAGGAAATGGCCGCTGACCAACAGCGGCTGATCGCTCTTGCCTTCGGCGAGCTGGAAGTCGCTGCGGTGGCGTTCGAGGGCGCGTTTGGCCAGGTGCTTGCCGCGTTCTCGGTCGACGAAACGGCCCGGGTAATCGTAGTCCTCGAGGTCGGGCAGGGCGTCACCACGGTTTTCGCTTTCGAGGGTGATGCGCGGTTTTTCGAAGTCGTAATCGCGGCGGCTGGTGCGGCTGGTGCGGGTTTCCAGGCGCAGGTCGAAGCGCTTGATCACCGGGTCGCTGGCGACCATGCCGGAGTCCTGCTGATAGGCCACCGGCGCCAGTTTCTTAAACACCGTCTGGTCATCGCCGAACACCAGTTTGTGCGCCGTCGCGGTGTGCTGGAAGTGGTAGTGAATGCCTTCTTCTTCGCACAGGCGCTGGATGAAATGCAGATCCGATTCGTCGTACTGCACGCAGTAGATGCGCTCGGGGTAGATCGAGCCGGTCTGGAAGGTGTAGGCGTTGCCCTGAATGCCGTGTTCTTCGAGGACCTTGCCGATGATTTTCGGCACGCTGAGGTTCTGGAAGATCCGCTGGTTGATTCGGTGCGCGAGGTACGCCAGTTGCGGGCGCAGGGTCACGGAGTAGCGCGTCAGGCGCTTGCCGGAATCGCCTTGCGCGGCGCGGTAGATCAGACCGTGGATGCCGCTGCCGTCGGGCGACAGCTGCAAAAAGGCCGGTTTGTGCAGCAGGGTTTCGAGGTCCAGCGACGGCTGCTCACTGACCAGCTCCACCTCGAACACAAAAGGCTGGCTGATGGCTTCCCGGCCGGTCAGGGTAAACACCTGAAAGTCGGCGGAAAGACCTTCGATGGTCAGGGCAAAGTGGGTTTCATTGGCCGGCGCGAACATCCCTTGTTCCTCGTGCTGTACAGCGGCGTTCGTCGATGACCGCCAGGCGGATCAACGCACGCGAAATTCTGGAGGGCGTAAACAACATCGACCAGCAGAGCTGGCCGATGCTTGCAACGATCAGCCGTAATTAAACGACTGGAGCACGCCAGTCATCGGAACCCGAAGTACCGGATACTTCGTGGGTCCAGGTGATTTTGCGGTAGGTGAACTGCACTTCTTCCAGGTGGGTGAAGTGCGAGTTGCCTGGATCCTGGCAGTTGTGCATTTTGTTGTTGATGGCGACGATGATCGCGTCTTCCAGTTTGGTGGTGTAGTAGTGCTCCTGGGTACCTTGAGCCGAAGTGCGGTACCACTGGATAACGATTTCGCTCATGCGCTCGCCGGAGGTCAGAGCAGCTTGCAGCAGTGGCGAAGCCTTGTCGTAGACCTTGGTGATGATCACTGGCTTGTGAACGCGCTGACCGGTTGGCTGACCGGATTGCGGGTCACGCGGGATGATCACGTCGTGGCTGAACGCCTGAACCATGACCTGGTCTTCGTGACCTTCCTGGTAGGTGTTGCCAACGGAGTCGGCGGTGAAGGCGCCGGCAGTGATCAGGCCTTGTTTTTCGCCGGTAACCGACATGTACGCTGGTGTTGCCATGGGATGCTCTCCTTGCGGATAAAGTTAGGGTGCCCGGGAGGCGAAATCGCCCGGTGGGTGCCTGACTGTTATCAAGGAGCGTGCCAGCTTTTGCCACGTCCCCGGGAGCCGGGGACTTGACCGCTCTGGATCGCGGCTTTGAGCGTTTTTTGATCAGTTCGGTAGCTCGAAGTGCGCAAGAAGTTGCGCAGTACTGCGCAACTTCTTGCGCACTTGGCTGTAGGCCTTGATAAACAAGGCCTACAGCAGTTCGAGAGGCCTTTTTATTACCAGCAACTGCGCAACTTCTTGCGCAGTATGGCCAAAGGCCGCATCGCCGCTTATCGAGTCAGCGCCGTGAGGCATTCTTCAATCGAACGACGCTGTGTTTCGGCATAGAGCCCCAACTCATCAATGGTCGAACGCCCCAAGGCCAACTCGAACGCCTGTCGATTGGAATGCTCGCCATAGTGCGTCTGCGCCGCATCCCCCAGGTTCGACTGAAAAATCCCTGCCGCACTGACCGGCAGGAAATCTTCGTACACCAGCGGTTGGGCTTTCACATAGCCGTCGCGTAATAACCCTTGCAGCGTTACATCAGCGGGACGACTTCCTTTGCCTGTCAGGAAATAGCGGAAATACGCCAATTCCTGCTCGCGCATGCCATCGAGGCTGTCAGGGAATTCGCTGAAGTGCTGGGTCATCAGCGCGTTATAGCGTGAGGCATTGGCTTCGTTGGGGAAGTCACCCAATTCATCTCGCGCAGCATTCAGCAGACGGTCGTATAACGCCCGGCCCTTGGGTGTCAGCGCCGCACCTCGTTGTTCGATCTCGCCGAAGCGAGCACTGTGGCTGCCTCGGGTTTCTGTCTGGTCAGTGAAGGCGATCGACTCGTCCAGCGCCTTGAAACTGGTCTGACGCAACAGGATCGGGTGTTGCCGACGCGGCGGCCCTTCGATCACCGCTTTTGGCGTGATGCCATGCAGCGGCATCTGCGCCTGAACGATGTCGATGTCCAGCGTGCGCGGGGTCAGGTGGTTGATGTGCGGGCCCTTGAAGGCCACGACATCGGCGATCAGACGATGCTGAGCGCTGAGGGTCTGGTATTGCGCGGCGGTGACGGTGGCGCTGTGGTGCCAGCGAAAAGTCTCCAGCGCTTGCAGGACAAATTCCCCGGCTTCGGACTCAGTCAGTCCGCCAGCGGCTTCGGCCTGCTCGATCAGGCGCAACGCTGTCGGGGTGAAGATCGAACGCTGATCCAACACTGATTGAGCGAAGGCTCGCAGTTCGGGGTCTTCAATCAATTCCAGTCGCAGCAACGAAGTGAACACCCGGAACGGGCTGACCTGCAGCGCATTTTCATGCACCGCACGGAACGCCGTGGAATGCACCGGCACGCCGGCGGGTGTCAGGTCGTAATAACCCACAGGCTGCATGCCCATCACGGCGAACAGGCGGGCGAGGGTGGCCAGTTCGGTGGCAGTGCCGACGCGGATTGCACCGTGGCGTTCCATGTCCAGCCGTTGGATTTCGCCGGTGCTGTGCAACTGACTGGCGATCTGCGGCTCGCGTGCCAGCACTTCGCGGTTGGTCTGCTCCACCAGTTCCATCAGTGCGCCATACAGCGGCACTTCTTCGCGGTACATATCGGACATCGCTTTGGAGAAGCGTTGGCGGATCAGGTCGGGGCTGACGAACGGCTGCACGGTCATGAAAAAAATTCCTGGCACGGTCACGTAAAGGATGGAGGAAAAGATCGCAGCCTTCGCCGACGCGGGCAAACGAAGAATCCTACGAACTTCATTCTGCCAACGACTGACCGTTTACCTGTCCGCGCGTGAGTTTTCTCCCAGGAACTCCCGATACAAACGTGCCGTGTTCGACGGCTGCTCGACCATCGGCATGTGCCCGACACCGTCCCACACATCCACCCGCAGATTGGCGATGCCCTTGCTCCACACCGGCACGCTGCTGACATCGATCAACCGATCCTTGCGACCCCAGAGCAACAGCGCCGGGCATTTGATGTCCGGCAGCTTTGGTTCCATCGGCGGGCTGGCGCGGAAGTCCCGGAAGATCTCTTCCAGTTCGTCCCGTTGCTGTTCATAGCGTTGGGCAATGGCATCGAGCACCAGTCCGGGTACCCAGGGCGGTGAGGCCATGGTCATCGCATAGAAGTGTCGGAATTCTTCCCGGGAATTGATCAGGAACGGATTGTGCCCACGAGCCAGGTGACGCTCCATGTCGCTGGCTTCTGGTGCGGTGACGCCGGCCGGGTCGAGCAGCGCCACCGAAGCGATGCGATCCGGATAGGTCGCCGCCAGCCACGCGGCGATGTAACCGCCCATGGAGTTGCCGATAACGTGGACTTTCTCTACCCCGCAGACGTCGAGCAGCTGAATCATGCGTTTGGCCTGTACCGGAATGTCGTAGCCGCCACCGGCCTTGAAGCCGGTTTCGCCGTGACCGGCCAGGTCCGGGATGATCACCCGATACTGGCTGACAAAGTGCCGGGCAAAACGCAGCCACAGGTTCTTTTCGGCGCTGTAGCCGTGCAGCATCAGAATGCTGCTCGACGCTTCATAGGGCCCGCCTTGCCAGGTCGACACGGTCATTTCGGCGATGGGCACTTCGATCTTGTGCAACCGGTAAAGCCTGGCCTCCAGGGCCGCGCTCAGGTCGTAGAGCCAGTGACCGACCGCCGGGTAACTCAACCAGCTCCAGGCCACGAAAACTGCGAGGGCGACAAACAGCAAAAGCATCGTGGGTCTTCCTTGTTCAAGACAGAATGTGGTCGGCCGGTTTCAGCGCCCGGGTCAAGCGGTGGTAGCTGAAACTGAAGCCGGGAAACATCGCGATCACATGACCGCTCTTGCTTTGATACCAACTGTGG includes the following:
- a CDS encoding DUF4123 domain-containing protein, with product MPSNRLTPKDWLAQQPLQKDERLYLIVSAASDAEALKALYQSEPSVQAIPVWGGTPYSTWQPVMPYVAELKANSAFLPWITETDALDWGWLAISRSEPNEVFEHLRSLTQVKMPDGTEVFFRFWDGRHIHPILEGLGETAGEVLPVFERYLINGRSLEVGPRVVPKVRDWPWWEVPKDLLDSLMAENPSTVIGNMMQWLQEEHADLYFSFPESNLQKKVARFVKRTPLTEENFTGLLKAHLESEVAV
- the tssI gene encoding type VI secretion system tip protein TssI/VgrG yields the protein MFAPANETHFALTIEGLSADFQVFTLTGREAISQPFVFEVELVSEQPSLDLETLLHKPAFLQLSPDGSGIHGLIYRAAQGDSGKRLTRYSVTLRPQLAYLAHRINQRIFQNLSVPKIIGKVLEEHGIQGNAYTFQTGSIYPERIYCVQYDESDLHFIQRLCEEEGIHYHFQHTATAHKLVFGDDQTVFKKLAPVAYQQDSGMVASDPVIKRFDLRLETRTSRTSRRDYDFEKPRITLESENRGDALPDLEDYDYPGRFVDRERGKHLAKRALERHRSDFQLAEGKSDQPLLVSGHFLALKEHPKPKWNDLWLLTEVLHEGKQPQVLEESVTSDTTALKDDFHQGYRNRFQATPWDVPNRPPLRHPKPRILGSQSAVVTGPKGEEIHCDEYGRVKVQFHWDRDGQADDKTSCWLRVSSAWAGAQYGGIAIPRIGMEVLVTFLEGDPDQPLISGCLYHKENTVPYALPANKTRTTFKTLSSMGGGGFNELRIEDKKGQEQIFLHAQRDWDENIEHDQKIRVGNERHDVVEKNSYTEFKAEEHHTVYADRKVEARANDHLTVGVNQHIKIGTGQFIDAGQEIHLSSGMKVVLEAGAELTLVGGGSFIKIDGGGVTMSGPAININSGGGPGSGTGAAPLMPGVLKQADADKAGAVLTPAQINTLKRNAPFCEECEKCKAGACAI
- a CDS encoding Hcp family type VI secretion system effector — encoded protein: MATPAYMSVTGEKQGLITAGAFTADSVGNTYQEGHEDQVMVQAFSHDVIIPRDPQSGQPTGQRVHKPVIITKVYDKASPLLQAALTSGERMSEIVIQWYRTSAQGTQEHYYTTKLEDAIIVAINNKMHNCQDPGNSHFTHLEEVQFTYRKITWTHEVSGTSGSDDWRAPVV
- the hglS gene encoding 2-oxoadipate dioxygenase/decarboxylase HglS; this encodes MTVQPFVSPDLIRQRFSKAMSDMYREEVPLYGALMELVEQTNREVLAREPQIASQLHSTGEIQRLDMERHGAIRVGTATELATLARLFAVMGMQPVGYYDLTPAGVPVHSTAFRAVHENALQVSPFRVFTSLLRLELIEDPELRAFAQSVLDQRSIFTPTALRLIEQAEAAGGLTESEAGEFVLQALETFRWHHSATVTAAQYQTLSAQHRLIADVVAFKGPHINHLTPRTLDIDIVQAQMPLHGITPKAVIEGPPRRQHPILLRQTSFKALDESIAFTDQTETRGSHSARFGEIEQRGAALTPKGRALYDRLLNAARDELGDFPNEANASRYNALMTQHFSEFPDSLDGMREQELAYFRYFLTGKGSRPADVTLQGLLRDGYVKAQPLVYEDFLPVSAAGIFQSNLGDAAQTHYGEHSNRQAFELALGRSTIDELGLYAETQRRSIEECLTALTR
- a CDS encoding alpha/beta fold hydrolase, with protein sequence MLLLFVALAVFVAWSWLSYPAVGHWLYDLSAALEARLYRLHKIEVPIAEMTVSTWQGGPYEASSSILMLHGYSAEKNLWLRFARHFVSQYRVIIPDLAGHGETGFKAGGGYDIPVQAKRMIQLLDVCGVEKVHVIGNSMGGYIAAWLAATYPDRIASVALLDPAGVTAPEASDMERHLARGHNPFLINSREEFRHFYAMTMASPPWVPGLVLDAIAQRYEQQRDELEEIFRDFRASPPMEPKLPDIKCPALLLWGRKDRLIDVSSVPVWSKGIANLRVDVWDGVGHMPMVEQPSNTARLYREFLGENSRADR